The following are from one region of the candidate division KSB1 bacterium genome:
- a CDS encoding ZIP family metal transporter, giving the protein MSLERLVDLAPVLQALIATGFTYLMTAAGAAVVFFFKAINRKLLDGMLGFAAGVMIAASFWSLLSPAIELAKESGSRPWMPAAVGFLLGGVFLRLLDALLPHLHMNTPKAEVEGLHTTWRRSVLLILAITLHNLPEGLAVGVAFGAAAAGIPAASLAGAAALAVGIGIQNFPEGAAVSVPLRREGLSRFRCFWYGQLSGLVEPLAGVLGAFAVSSMRAVLPYALAFAAGAMIYVVVEELIPESQAEQNNDIATVGVMVGFAVMMILDVALG; this is encoded by the coding sequence ATGAGTTTGGAGCGTTTAGTTGATTTGGCGCCGGTACTGCAGGCCTTGATTGCCACCGGTTTTACTTATCTGATGACTGCCGCCGGCGCTGCCGTAGTTTTCTTTTTTAAAGCCATTAATCGTAAACTATTGGACGGCATGCTCGGTTTTGCGGCAGGCGTCATGATTGCCGCCAGCTTTTGGTCGCTCCTGTCGCCGGCTATCGAGTTGGCCAAGGAAAGCGGCTCGCGCCCCTGGATGCCGGCGGCCGTCGGCTTTCTTCTCGGCGGCGTTTTTTTGCGCCTTTTGGATGCACTGCTGCCGCATCTGCACATGAACACGCCGAAAGCCGAAGTCGAGGGCCTTCACACCACTTGGCGGCGCAGCGTTTTGTTGATCTTGGCGATTACGCTGCACAATCTCCCTGAAGGATTGGCGGTGGGCGTGGCGTTCGGCGCCGCAGCGGCGGGCATTCCGGCCGCTTCTCTCGCCGGGGCTGCCGCCCTTGCCGTCGGCATCGGAATCCAGAATTTTCCCGAAGGCGCAGCGGTTTCCGTTCCCCTCCGGCGTGAAGGATTGTCGCGCTTTCGCTGTTTTTGGTACGGACAGCTTTCCGGTCTGGTGGAGCCGCTAGCCGGCGTTCTCGGCGCCTTTGCAGTGAGTTCAATGCGCGCCGTGCTGCCTTATGCCTTGGCCTTTGCCGCCGGTGCTATGATCTATGTCGTGGTGGAAGAGCTGATTCCCGAATCTCAGGCCGAGCAGAACAACGACATTGCCACCGTGGGCGTCATGGTCGGTTTTGCGGTGATGATGATTCTTGACGTTGCGCTCGGCTGA
- a CDS encoding UbiA family prenyltransferase, whose translation MLRDLFIAMRPRQWSKNILLFAGLLFARDIFTYKTFRSLSAFAIFCLISSAVYLINDVLDRHQDALHPSKRMRPIASGRLSPNIALFSAFFFMLVCLPTAFRLDFRFGLAASAYVIMSIFYSLGLKNVIILDVMIIAVGFVLRAIAGTWVIHEPVSSWLIICTSFLALFIALGKRRAEFIALGSEGGSIRTTLRLYDEPFLDK comes from the coding sequence ATGCTGCGCGATCTCTTCATTGCCATGCGTCCGAGGCAATGGAGCAAAAATATTTTATTATTTGCAGGACTGCTGTTCGCCCGGGATATTTTTACCTATAAAACTTTCCGGTCCTTATCGGCGTTTGCGATCTTTTGCCTCATCTCTTCCGCTGTTTATCTCATCAATGATGTTTTAGACCGTCATCAAGACGCTCTTCACCCTTCCAAGCGGATGCGGCCGATCGCCTCGGGTCGGCTGTCGCCGAACATTGCGCTCTTTAGTGCCTTTTTTTTCATGCTCGTCTGCCTGCCGACCGCTTTTAGGCTGGATTTTCGCTTCGGACTGGCGGCATCGGCTTATGTGATCATGTCTATTTTTTATTCTCTTGGACTAAAAAATGTCATTATTCTGGATGTAATGATTATTGCCGTCGGATTTGTACTGCGTGCAATTGCCGGAACTTGGGTAATCCACGAGCCGGTATCTTCCTGGCTGATCATCTGTACCAGCTTTTTAGCGCTCTTTATTGCTTTAGGAAAGCGGCGGGCAGAGTTTATTGCTTTGGGCAGTGAGGGCGGCAGCATACGAACTACCCTCCGCCTGTATGACGAACCTTTCCTCGACAAAA
- a CDS encoding TIM barrel protein has product MKQQTRRTFLKESGAVIAATALLGCQKKESTRSAAIPLGVQLYSVRKECEQNLPATLEAVAKIGYQGVEFAGFYNYSAKELKALLDANGLKCCGSHTPFDALQPENFEATVAFNHELGNKYLICPWLPEERRKTIDQWKELAAFFNELAEKAKPHGMRIGYHNHHFEFQNLDGELPWDVFAAHTREDVILQLDTGNAASGGADAYQTLIKYPKRAVTIHLKEFSQSNPNAVLGEGDIPWKDVFTFCETQGGTEWYIIEEEKEIYPPLVAIERCYKNFQALKG; this is encoded by the coding sequence ATGAAGCAACAAACGAGACGTACTTTTTTGAAAGAAAGCGGAGCCGTAATTGCGGCGACCGCCTTATTGGGATGCCAAAAAAAGGAGAGCACCCGTTCGGCAGCGATTCCCTTGGGCGTTCAGCTCTATTCCGTGCGTAAAGAATGTGAACAGAATTTACCCGCCACTTTGGAGGCGGTAGCCAAAATCGGCTATCAGGGCGTCGAATTTGCAGGCTTTTACAACTATTCCGCTAAGGAATTGAAGGCGCTCCTCGACGCAAACGGCCTCAAGTGCTGCGGATCCCACACTCCCTTCGATGCCCTTCAGCCGGAAAATTTCGAAGCGACCGTCGCATTCAATCATGAGCTGGGAAACAAGTATCTCATCTGCCCGTGGTTGCCTGAAGAAAGACGCAAAACGATCGATCAATGGAAGGAGCTGGCAGCGTTTTTCAATGAGCTTGCCGAGAAGGCCAAGCCGCACGGCATGCGAATCGGCTATCATAACCATCATTTCGAGTTTCAAAATTTGGACGGCGAGCTGCCTTGGGATGTCTTTGCAGCCCATACGCGTGAGGACGTCATTCTGCAGTTGGATACCGGCAATGCGGCAAGCGGCGGTGCCGATGCCTATCAGACGCTCATCAAATACCCGAAACGCGCCGTCACTATCCACTTGAAAGAGTTTTCCCAAAGCAATCCCAACGCTGTTCTCGGCGAAGGCGACATTCCGTGGAAGGACGTGTTTACATTTTGCGAAACCCAAGGCGGCACTGAATGGTACATTATCGAAGAAGAAAAAGAAATCTATCCGCCGCTGGTTGCAATTGAACGATGCTATAAAAATTTTCAAGCCTTGAAGGGTTGA
- a CDS encoding B12-binding domain-containing radical SAM protein translates to MKILFVNPKTPDTFWSFSHAVKFISKRASDIPLGLVTVAAMLPESWTKRLIDLNVSPLRDKDLLWADYVFLGGMNAQKESFMQIVRRCNRLGVKVVAGGPLVTMEHESILGVDHFILNEAEATLPLFLEDLQGTPKAVYTSAEFPDLDRTPIPQYELLKMNRYAEMAVQYSRGCPFDCEFCSITVLNGRKPRCKSTQQFLEELQRLYDLNWRGAVFIVDDNFIGNKKRLKEDLLGSLIRWSRDRRYPFQFTTEASINLADDDELIELMVQAGFRHTFIGIETPDEESLAECGKVQNRRRDLLDSVRKLQQCGLIVSGGFIVGFDHDPPSIFSRQIEFIQRSGIVTAMVGLLSAPTGSRLFQRLKQENRLLSVMSGDNMDGSTNFIPKMNYAELLRGYRNILESIYSPKAYYARIKTFLKTYRPPANHTVRLTWNDVAAFLRSIWKIGILDKGRRHYWSLLTYSLFRRPKTFPTAVTLAIYGFHFRRVVQAI, encoded by the coding sequence ATGAAAATACTTTTTGTCAATCCCAAAACTCCCGATACCTTTTGGAGCTTTTCCCACGCCGTCAAGTTCATCTCCAAGCGCGCCTCGGACATTCCCCTCGGTCTGGTGACGGTTGCCGCCATGCTGCCGGAAAGCTGGACAAAACGCCTTATTGATCTCAACGTTTCGCCGCTTCGAGATAAAGATCTGCTTTGGGCGGACTATGTTTTTCTCGGCGGCATGAATGCGCAAAAAGAGTCCTTTATGCAAATTGTGCGGCGCTGTAATCGGCTGGGGGTCAAGGTCGTTGCCGGCGGTCCGCTGGTGACGATGGAGCACGAATCGATCCTGGGCGTCGATCATTTCATCCTGAATGAAGCGGAAGCCACGTTGCCGCTTTTCCTCGAAGACTTGCAGGGAACGCCGAAAGCCGTTTACACTTCTGCGGAATTTCCCGACCTCGACCGCACGCCGATTCCGCAATACGAGCTGTTGAAAATGAACCGTTACGCTGAAATGGCAGTGCAGTACTCCCGCGGCTGCCCTTTTGATTGCGAGTTCTGCAGCATTACCGTTTTGAACGGCCGCAAGCCGCGCTGCAAATCGACCCAACAATTTCTGGAGGAACTGCAGCGGCTTTATGACCTCAATTGGCGCGGCGCTGTTTTCATTGTCGACGACAATTTTATCGGCAATAAGAAACGGCTCAAGGAAGATCTGCTGGGGTCGCTCATCCGCTGGTCGCGCGACCGCCGCTATCCATTTCAATTCACAACCGAAGCGTCCATCAACCTGGCGGACGACGATGAGCTGATCGAATTGATGGTGCAGGCGGGGTTCCGCCACACCTTTATCGGCATCGAAACGCCCGACGAGGAAAGCTTGGCCGAATGCGGAAAAGTGCAGAATCGTCGCCGTGACCTCCTCGATTCCGTCAGGAAGCTGCAGCAGTGCGGATTAATCGTCTCCGGAGGCTTTATCGTCGGCTTTGACCACGATCCGCCGTCAATTTTCAGCCGACAAATCGAATTCATCCAAAGAAGCGGCATCGTTACGGCGATGGTCGGCCTGCTCAGCGCGCCGACCGGCAGCCGCTTGTTCCAGCGGCTAAAGCAGGAAAACCGTCTGCTAAGCGTCATGTCCGGCGACAACATGGACGGCTCAACCAATTTCATACCCAAAATGAACTATGCGGAGCTTTTACGCGGGTATCGAAACATATTGGAGAGCATCTATTCCCCTAAAGCGTATTACGCGCGGATCAAAACCTTTCTAAAAACTTACAGACCACCGGCGAATCATACGGTACGCCTGACATGGAACGATGTGGCGGCATTTCTAAGATCGATTTGGAAAATCGGCATTCTGGACAAAGGCCGCAGGCATTATTGGAGTCTGCTGACCTACAGCCTTTTTCGCCGACCCAAGACATTCCCCACGGCGGTGACGCTGGCCATCTACGGCTTTCATTTTCGTCGAGTGGTACAGGCCATATAG
- a CDS encoding HAMP domain-containing histidine kinase — MQNKHLRTTSIVLFVLAQITSFLLLVLFIYRFFYLRGSVPLAEGMPTFERGEGSGIIVLIGGCLLYVAVTVALSIIFKNLSTQLRLNEMYDTFIANITHELKSPLASIQLYLETLKLRPVPKQRRDEFIDLMLQDALRLKNLINSILKVSMLEQKRDLFEYRRYRFDELVCRLMDEVRAQFKVGQEAIVLKGTAPVEVVVDENALQIVLSNLIDNAIKYSQPSELVTVDLSSDERTARLIVRDNGIGIPTKELKRIFQKFYRVLDHRMPNVKGTGLGLYWAKEIIRQHGGRITAFSEGFGKGSTFCVELPIYRERKTPRLHSLLHWSKKKRAKESSHVRQSL, encoded by the coding sequence ATGCAGAATAAGCACCTCAGAACGACTTCGATCGTTCTTTTTGTCCTGGCGCAGATAACCTCCTTTCTGCTGTTGGTGCTGTTTATCTATCGGTTTTTCTATTTGCGCGGTTCGGTCCCGCTTGCCGAAGGCATGCCGACTTTTGAGAGAGGTGAGGGTTCCGGCATTATCGTCCTCATCGGCGGGTGCCTCCTTTACGTCGCGGTAACCGTGGCGCTATCGATCATTTTCAAGAATCTCAGCACTCAGCTTCGACTGAACGAAATGTACGACACGTTCATTGCCAACATAACCCACGAGCTCAAATCGCCGTTGGCCTCCATCCAGTTGTATTTGGAAACGCTCAAACTGCGTCCGGTACCGAAGCAGCGCCGCGATGAATTCATCGATCTTATGCTTCAGGACGCTCTGCGCCTAAAAAATCTCATCAACTCGATCCTCAAGGTGTCGATGCTGGAGCAAAAGCGGGATCTGTTCGAGTACCGGCGTTATCGCTTTGATGAGCTCGTCTGCCGGCTAATGGATGAAGTGAGAGCACAATTCAAGGTTGGACAAGAGGCTATTGTTTTAAAGGGAACTGCTCCTGTTGAGGTCGTGGTAGACGAGAATGCGCTGCAAATTGTTTTGAGCAATCTGATCGACAACGCAATAAAATATTCGCAGCCGTCCGAACTAGTGACGGTCGATCTTTCCAGCGACGAGAGAACCGCTCGTTTGATCGTACGCGACAACGGCATCGGTATACCGACAAAGGAATTAAAACGGATCTTTCAGAAATTCTACCGCGTTTTAGATCATCGGATGCCGAACGTAAAAGGTACCGGTTTAGGTCTTTATTGGGCCAAAGAAATCATTCGGCAGCACGGCGGCAGGATTACCGCCTTTAGCGAAGGCTTCGGCAAAGGCAGCACGTTTTGCGTCGAATTGCCGATTTATCGGGAGCGCAAGACTCCCCGCCTGCACAGCCTGCTGCATTGGTCGAAGAAAAAGCGTGCCAAGGAGAGTTCCCATGTGCGCCAGTCCCTATAA
- a CDS encoding Ig-like domain-containing protein → MTGVTYKDLKIFVPDTNFPFTNIAVPSAEMAERQIGGQGVIVADLDANNAEDLYISRFMGAGIETPNLLYMQTSGAFKEESSSRGLADAGYSYQSLSADFDRDGDVDVFVVNFHRTPDYPKLPNKLYLNNGNGTFVDASNRLSGDTAADCNGGTVIDIDRDGDYDIVVVCQAAQHKVYVNDGRGNFVLQTRGLENFRSSAFKYQAVAAGDLDGDGFTDLALVHETGVQIVKNNGSGTFVNGAALSFTGVGSSATLADWDNDGDLDLFVANRTSGRVEVYRNDGNFNFNNISAQWSVPINAMGVQLGDWNNDGKLDLFAVAVNGTGKLYINDGTRFIERTGTGVEYNFADGRGIGLLDINDDGRLDIYAVSRGGQATDAKTGEKKNYGRSYLLRNDIQSGKNYLKVKVADNSGNAAGIGAKIYVYRSGAYGVSSGLLGYREILPVSGYKSQSSLVQHFGLDQETRVDVKVILPDGSERRYTGVPANQTLVITPRRIDAARLVRDINFSQRAVVGQPYELVYRVLTTDDQPVAGHPVTFTILSGNGSLSPTSSVTSQQVLSESDGRARIQWILGPIAGPAGVNQIRAASEFNGAPLVGSPDVYELTANPDVPAVLAKSGGDAQSGFINEPLPTPLRVRVTDRFGNPVGGHAVQFTIASGGGRLTTGGSLSAQVTVTSDAEGIAQANWILGPALGIQSVYVTSEYGGTALLNSPLTFTASAQEPLRRLLYVSGDRQTAQINTELPQPLRVRLVDRMNAPLAGEIIRFKAMTFGAKFGGSDSVNVLTDSQGYASARPTLGTAAGDTIYVFEAHAQAASGSPVIFKASAIPGPPTRIEYVSGNNQTGSAGKRLPEPLKVRLFDVLDNPVKNYEVRFAVTEGGGSFNGESSIVVLSDAQGFAQAYWQLGPRTGRNSAVAAAVGTPLPQINFTAVGTTGPAARLVKSGGDNQRGIAGQALNEYFVVTVTDSFFNPIANHPVTFRVVQGGGTLNGRTEITEYTNAFGQAQALYTMGPTEYEQRVEATALRSGIPLIDSPQVFRAFLAPGDPETLLYISGNNQIGRINTELLEPFVVRVVDRNGIGVNNVEVTFVSYTPGAGFSGSPSVKKMTNADGYAQATATLGSNYGTNNYVFEAVARFNGRNLRNSPLQFFASGRISLAKKMRKVNGEQVYSGTVGQVLADSLQVQVLDAADRPVAGHPVIFQVISGRAFLDGQRTTLETVSNSRGIAGIAVRLDTRPGNVTIRASSTDGVDPLTPAFLEFSIETLVGPPDPETCSITAVSNVVADGQTASPVTVRLRDRYNNPIVSQMVTLQASGLEVFISQPTLPTDSEGVTRGSVTSINIGKAAIYALVDQQPILSTIIEFIAGPPALVSVLNAGQSQEKGKTLPQPVGVLVQDAWAHPVKNIPVHFTVLRGGGSIKEPQPVLTAEDGRAMVTWTLGDTLSDANNEQKLRARIQGIEQPVDIIAYALPPAEGRVRIVSGDSLIALVNQPMPAAFRVKVTDPSGKPITNFPVDFSILQGQGEWLTSTRPYTDQQGEAQALLRAGTQQGLHLIRANAGNYGAVLFTAIVQEQRTITLVKLSPDGLQVRPQVEISVSVKALDAFNRPLQNESIQVMPTLGQGYIKETMPLRTGSDGTAKATWVVGLSGTQQIEFRALNAVHPPVTYTIIVVNSAPTFSPPLQRNRTVEAGNLLQFQIKAVDPDGDQVFYSVRNLPQGAQFDAETTQTFRWTPTNADAGDHLVTFRISDPYHAADSTVVRISVVARNSAPQILGFSPADTLLILPFNTPLSFEVQAVDPDNDPLSYAWMVSTPREELFAGDQPELPVIIFSKQAFPDSFAVVRVIVSDGSEQVSKSWRIHLSKLAAVELESFTASVKEGRVELVWRTKSVKNLLGFTIQRGRSKEGPFTPINTSLIIPRTDGVYSFIDERVQAGERWYYQLLEHETTGTITELGLVEAIIELPKEFALRQNYPNPFNPTTTIQFELPAARPVKLAVYSLTGKIIRILAEGEYPAGIHTVVWDARDESGQPVPTGIYYCRITAGEFSQIRKMTLLK, encoded by the coding sequence ATGACGGGGGTTACCTATAAGGATTTAAAGATATTCGTTCCCGATACCAATTTTCCATTTACCAATATCGCTGTTCCATCGGCAGAAATGGCAGAACGGCAAATCGGCGGACAAGGCGTTATCGTAGCCGATTTGGATGCGAACAATGCCGAAGATCTATATATCTCTCGATTTATGGGGGCCGGTATCGAGACGCCGAACCTATTGTATATGCAGACGAGCGGGGCATTTAAAGAAGAAAGTTCATCCCGCGGACTGGCCGATGCCGGTTATTCATACCAGAGTCTGTCGGCAGATTTTGACAGAGACGGCGATGTAGATGTTTTTGTCGTCAATTTTCACCGTACCCCCGATTATCCCAAACTGCCCAATAAGCTTTATTTAAATAACGGCAACGGCACTTTTGTCGATGCTTCCAATCGTCTCTCGGGAGATACGGCAGCCGACTGCAACGGCGGAACGGTCATTGACATTGATCGCGACGGAGATTACGATATCGTCGTAGTTTGCCAAGCGGCTCAGCACAAGGTCTATGTTAACGACGGCCGCGGCAATTTTGTCTTACAAACGCGGGGATTAGAAAACTTTCGTTCCTCGGCTTTTAAATATCAGGCGGTTGCAGCCGGAGATCTCGACGGCGACGGTTTTACCGATCTGGCCTTGGTGCATGAAACCGGCGTGCAAATTGTCAAAAACAACGGCAGCGGCACCTTTGTGAACGGCGCCGCCCTTTCATTTACCGGCGTCGGCAGCTCGGCTACTTTAGCCGATTGGGACAACGATGGTGATTTGGATCTCTTTGTTGCCAATCGTACATCCGGTCGAGTTGAGGTGTATCGGAACGACGGAAACTTTAATTTCAACAATATTTCAGCTCAGTGGTCGGTGCCGATCAACGCCATGGGCGTGCAATTGGGAGATTGGAACAATGACGGCAAACTCGATCTTTTTGCCGTTGCAGTCAATGGAACCGGTAAGTTGTATATCAATGACGGCACACGATTTATCGAACGAACCGGAACAGGAGTCGAGTACAACTTTGCCGACGGCCGCGGGATAGGGCTTTTGGATATCAATGATGACGGTCGCCTGGACATCTACGCGGTAAGCCGCGGCGGTCAGGCTACCGATGCCAAAACCGGAGAAAAAAAGAATTACGGCCGCAGCTATCTACTCCGCAATGACATCCAAAGCGGCAAGAATTATCTCAAGGTGAAAGTGGCGGACAATTCCGGCAATGCTGCGGGAATCGGGGCCAAGATCTATGTCTACCGAAGCGGTGCGTACGGCGTTTCTTCCGGGTTGTTGGGTTACCGTGAAATTCTGCCGGTAAGCGGTTATAAAAGTCAGTCCTCTTTGGTTCAGCATTTTGGTTTGGACCAAGAAACGCGCGTCGACGTCAAAGTCATTCTGCCTGACGGTTCGGAACGCAGATATACCGGCGTTCCTGCAAACCAGACGCTTGTCATTACCCCGCGCCGTATCGATGCGGCCAGGTTGGTTCGCGACATCAATTTTTCACAAAGAGCGGTCGTCGGCCAGCCTTATGAGCTCGTCTATCGGGTGCTGACCACAGACGATCAGCCCGTGGCGGGGCACCCGGTGACTTTTACGATTTTGTCGGGAAACGGTTCGCTTTCGCCGACATCTTCGGTCACCTCGCAGCAGGTTTTAAGCGAGAGCGACGGAAGAGCGCGCATTCAGTGGATTCTCGGTCCGATCGCCGGTCCTGCGGGCGTCAATCAAATTCGAGCCGCGTCGGAATTCAACGGCGCACCGTTGGTCGGTTCACCGGATGTTTACGAGCTGACGGCAAACCCGGACGTTCCGGCCGTGTTGGCTAAATCTGGAGGTGATGCGCAAAGCGGCTTTATCAATGAACCTTTACCGACACCGCTTCGCGTCCGCGTCACCGATCGATTCGGCAACCCCGTCGGCGGTCATGCGGTTCAGTTTACGATTGCCTCAGGCGGCGGTCGGCTGACGACCGGCGGCTCGCTTTCAGCCCAAGTGACCGTGACGAGCGATGCAGAAGGAATTGCTCAAGCTAATTGGATTTTGGGGCCTGCTTTGGGTATTCAGAGTGTCTACGTGACTTCAGAATACGGCGGGACGGCGCTGCTGAACAGTCCCCTGACTTTTACCGCTTCGGCCCAGGAGCCTTTGCGGAGGCTGCTGTATGTCTCCGGTGACCGGCAGACGGCACAGATCAACACCGAGCTGCCGCAACCTCTGCGCGTGCGATTGGTGGATCGAATGAACGCGCCGCTGGCGGGAGAGATTATCCGCTTCAAAGCGATGACTTTTGGGGCCAAGTTCGGCGGCAGTGACTCTGTCAATGTCCTTACAGACAGCCAGGGCTACGCTTCGGCACGCCCGACTTTAGGCACCGCTGCCGGCGACACAATATATGTCTTCGAAGCACACGCGCAAGCCGCTTCCGGCTCACCGGTTATTTTTAAAGCCTCGGCAATTCCGGGTCCTCCTACACGGATCGAATATGTCTCCGGCAACAATCAAACCGGGTCGGCGGGAAAGAGATTGCCGGAGCCGCTTAAAGTCAGATTGTTCGATGTGCTGGACAATCCGGTAAAGAATTACGAGGTCCGTTTTGCCGTAACAGAAGGAGGCGGATCGTTTAACGGTGAGAGCAGCATCGTCGTACTGAGCGATGCTCAGGGATTCGCCCAAGCATATTGGCAGTTAGGTCCGCGGACAGGAAGAAATTCGGCCGTAGCGGCAGCCGTCGGCACCCCCCTTCCGCAAATCAATTTTACCGCCGTCGGCACCACCGGACCTGCCGCGCGATTGGTAAAAAGCGGCGGCGACAATCAAAGAGGCATTGCCGGTCAAGCCCTCAACGAGTACTTTGTCGTCACGGTCACGGACTCTTTTTTCAACCCCATCGCCAACCATCCGGTCACGTTTCGCGTGGTTCAAGGCGGCGGCACGCTGAACGGCAGAACTGAAATTACGGAATACACCAACGCCTTCGGCCAGGCGCAGGCGCTCTATACCATGGGGCCGACCGAATATGAACAACGCGTTGAGGCAACGGCGCTGCGCAGCGGCATTCCTTTGATCGATAGTCCGCAAGTTTTTCGCGCTTTTCTGGCGCCCGGCGACCCTGAAACGCTGCTTTACATCAGCGGCAACAATCAAATCGGCCGCATCAACACTGAACTGCTCGAACCGTTTGTGGTACGGGTTGTGGACCGCAACGGCATCGGCGTCAACAACGTGGAAGTCACTTTTGTCTCCTATACGCCCGGAGCCGGATTTTCAGGTTCACCGTCGGTGAAAAAAATGACCAACGCGGACGGCTATGCTCAGGCGACCGCAACATTGGGTTCCAATTACGGCACGAATAATTATGTATTTGAAGCCGTAGCGCGATTCAACGGCAGAAATCTGCGGAACTCGCCTTTGCAGTTTTTTGCTTCCGGGCGCATCAGCCTTGCTAAAAAAATGCGCAAAGTAAACGGCGAGCAGGTTTACAGCGGTACTGTCGGGCAAGTTTTAGCGGATTCTCTCCAGGTACAGGTTTTGGATGCCGCCGACCGACCGGTGGCGGGGCATCCCGTAATCTTTCAAGTGATATCCGGCAGGGCCTTTTTGGACGGGCAGAGAACGACCCTTGAAACCGTAAGCAACAGCCGCGGCATAGCCGGCATTGCTGTTCGCCTCGACACACGGCCGGGTAATGTGACGATTCGAGCATCCTCCACGGACGGCGTGGATCCTTTGACGCCTGCCTTTCTTGAGTTCAGTATTGAGACTCTGGTAGGGCCACCTGATCCGGAAACATGCTCCATAACGGCCGTTTCAAACGTGGTAGCCGACGGACAAACGGCTTCACCCGTAACCGTGCGCCTGCGCGACCGATACAACAATCCGATTGTCTCTCAGATGGTGACCCTGCAGGCAAGCGGATTGGAAGTCTTTATTTCGCAACCAACTCTGCCGACGGACTCGGAAGGAGTGACGCGAGGTTCCGTTACCTCCATAAACATCGGCAAAGCCGCCATCTACGCTCTGGTCGACCAGCAGCCGATTCTTTCTACGATCATCGAATTCATCGCCGGGCCCCCGGCTCTTGTTTCCGTATTGAATGCCGGCCAATCGCAGGAAAAAGGCAAAACTTTACCCCAACCGGTCGGGGTACTGGTTCAGGATGCGTGGGCACATCCGGTCAAAAATATTCCCGTGCATTTCACCGTACTGCGCGGCGGCGGAAGCATCAAAGAGCCTCAGCCGGTATTGACCGCCGAAGACGGCCGCGCCATGGTAACCTGGACATTGGGAGACACCCTCAGCGATGCGAATAATGAACAAAAGCTGCGCGCCCGCATTCAAGGAATCGAGCAACCTGTCGATATTATTGCCTATGCGTTGCCGCCGGCTGAAGGCCGCGTGCGCATCGTTTCCGGCGACTCCCTGATAGCACTCGTCAATCAACCGATGCCCGCCGCGTTTCGAGTGAAAGTGACGGATCCGTCCGGCAAGCCGATCACCAACTTTCCGGTTGACTTTTCGATCCTGCAAGGTCAGGGTGAATGGCTGACCTCTACGCGGCCGTATACGGATCAGCAAGGCGAGGCGCAGGCGCTCCTTCGTGCCGGAACACAGCAGGGACTCCATCTGATACGGGCAAACGCAGGCAATTACGGCGCCGTTCTCTTTACGGCAATTGTACAGGAGCAGCGTACCATTACTTTGGTCAAGCTCTCGCCGGACGGATTGCAGGTGAGGCCGCAGGTCGAGATCAGTGTGAGCGTCAAAGCGCTCGACGCTTTCAATCGGCCGCTGCAGAATGAATCGATCCAGGTCATGCCGACCCTAGGTCAAGGATACATCAAAGAAACCATGCCGCTGCGCACCGGTTCGGACGGCACGGCCAAGGCTACCTGGGTCGTCGGCCTGAGCGGAACACAGCAAATCGAGTTCAGAGCGCTCAATGCCGTCCACCCGCCGGTCACCTATACGATCATTGTCGTCAATTCGGCGCCGACCTTTAGTCCCCCGCTGCAGCGCAACCGCACGGTAGAAGCCGGCAACCTGCTGCAGTTCCAGATCAAGGCAGTCGATCCCGACGGCGACCAAGTTTTTTACAGCGTGCGCAATTTGCCGCAGGGCGCCCAATTCGACGCGGAAACAACCCAAACTTTCCGCTGGACACCGACCAACGCGGACGCCGGAGATCATCTGGTTACTTTTAGGATCAGCGACCCCTACCACGCCGCCGACAGCACGGTGGTACGCATTTCAGTTGTCGCCCGAAACAGCGCTCCGCAGATTCTCGGCTTTTCACCGGCAGACACCCTGCTGATTCTGCCCTTCAACACGCCGCTGAGCTTTGAAGTGCAGGCCGTTGATCCGGACAACGATCCGCTCTCCTACGCCTGGATGGTCTCGACACCGCGAGAAGAGCTGTTTGCCGGCGACCAGCCCGAATTGCCGGTGATCATCTTTTCCAAACAGGCATTTCCAGATTCCTTTGCCGTGGTTCGCGTCATCGTTTCGGACGGCTCGGAACAGGTGAGCAAGAGCTGGCGCATTCATCTGAGCAAGCTGGCGGCCGTCGAATTGGAATCCTTTACCGCCTCGGTCAAAGAAGGTCGGGTAGAACTTGTATGGCGCACCAAGTCGGTCAAGAACCTGCTCGGCTTTACGATTCAGCGCGGCCGCAGCAAAGAAGGGCCCTTTACGCCGATCAATACTTCTCTCATCATCCCGCGGACTGACGGAGTCTACAGCTTTATCGACGAACGAGTGCAGGCAGGTGAACGATGGTACTACCAGCTGCTCGAGCACGAGACCACGGGAACCATCACTGAACTCGGTTTGGTGGAAGCAATCATTGAACTGCCGAAAGAATTTGCCCTGCGTCAAAACTATCCCAATCCTTTTAATCCGACCACGACGATTCAATTCGAATTACCCGCCGCGCGGCCGGTTAAACTGGCCGTATATAGCCTCACCGGCAAAATCATTCGGATTCTTGCGGAAGGTGAATACCCGGCCGGCATCCATACGGTCGTTTGGGATGCCCGCGACGAATCGGGTCAGCCGGTGCCTACGGGCATTTACTACTGCCGTATTACGGCCGGCGAGTTTTCGCAAATCCGCAAAATGACGCTGCTCAAATAA